From Acinetobacter sp. ASP199, the proteins below share one genomic window:
- a CDS encoding PilZ domain-containing protein yields the protein MENLQHQHGVTERRVMSRIDAALRINYQIISDDVALNDPYDANFVLPRYFLLLAELDQFDHALNYELEQLAEKDQQIARILSLFNQKLNLITGSLYDSIVQSMLPVPEDVNFSESGLSFFSTHPIKEGSYIHLTLSHPENFFHIAATAQVVYSRAEENGQFRTGAYFITLHPQDRAKIGECVKSYETQ from the coding sequence ATGGAAAATTTACAGCATCAGCATGGAGTTACTGAAAGACGTGTCATGTCACGCATCGATGCTGCCTTACGAATTAATTATCAGATTATTTCCGATGATGTTGCCTTAAATGATCCTTACGATGCTAATTTCGTTTTGCCCCGCTATTTTCTACTACTTGCCGAGTTAGATCAATTTGATCATGCGCTCAACTACGAATTAGAACAATTAGCTGAAAAAGATCAACAAATTGCTCGAATCTTATCCTTATTTAACCAAAAATTAAACCTGATCACCGGGTCTTTATACGATTCAATTGTACAGAGCATGTTACCTGTACCTGAAGATGTGAACTTTTCCGAGTCTGGTTTAAGCTTTTTCAGTACACATCCGATCAAAGAAGGTAGCTATATTCACCTGACTTTGAGTCATCCGGAAAACTTCTTTCATATCGCAGCTACGGCGCAAGTCGTTTATAGCCGTGCAGAAGAAAATGGCCAATTCCGCACTGGTGCTTATTTCATTACGCTACACCCACAAGACCGTGCAAAAATTGGCGAATGTGTGAAATCTTACGAGACTCAATAA
- a CDS encoding EamA family transporter, with protein MPKQSNLMVTYALLIFIWSTTPLAIVWSVEDLHPMWALVIRFFLALPLALGLLWLFKTRLPLDGISLHSYLAGACSFIGSQTFTYWSTDYLSSGIIALMFGLSPVISGLIGRFMFGMHLSLNQWLGMAIALGGLSIICLGDADQHIQPVGIVIALMGVLVYCMSMYWVKKINAPVDPMAQAAGSIGLSVIFSICMLPFIWQYAPTAMPHAKSLFGLGYAVVMASLIAMFCYFKLVQKIKPTTLSLTNVLTPMLALMIGALLNNEKLPLIALVGVVILLSGLVVYFLKEIRASIQARHKTQ; from the coding sequence ATGCCCAAACAAAGTAACCTGATGGTGACCTATGCCTTACTGATTTTCATCTGGTCGACCACACCACTGGCAATTGTCTGGAGTGTGGAAGATCTGCATCCGATGTGGGCATTGGTAATCCGGTTCTTTCTGGCTCTGCCTTTGGCTTTGGGGTTGCTTTGGCTGTTTAAGACCCGGTTGCCATTAGACGGTATTTCCTTACATAGCTATCTGGCAGGTGCCTGCAGTTTTATCGGCTCGCAGACCTTTACCTATTGGTCTACAGACTATCTTAGCTCCGGTATTATCGCCTTAATGTTTGGTCTTTCACCGGTGATTTCCGGCCTGATTGGCCGCTTCATGTTTGGGATGCATCTTTCCCTCAATCAATGGCTGGGGATGGCAATTGCCTTGGGAGGTCTTTCCATCATTTGTCTAGGGGATGCAGATCAGCATATTCAACCCGTGGGCATTGTGATTGCGCTGATGGGTGTACTGGTCTATTGCATGTCCATGTATTGGGTGAAAAAGATCAATGCACCGGTTGATCCGATGGCACAGGCAGCAGGATCGATCGGATTGTCGGTAATTTTTTCTATCTGTATGCTGCCATTCATCTGGCAATATGCACCCACTGCCATGCCACATGCCAAGAGTCTATTTGGATTAGGTTATGCGGTGGTGATGGCTTCGCTGATCGCAATGTTCTGTTATTTTAAACTGGTGCAGAAGATCAAACCGACGACCTTGTCGCTCACCAATGTTTTGACACCAATGTTGGCCTTGATGATTGGGGCTTTATTAAATAATGAAAAATTGCCGCTGATTGCTTTGGTCGGCGTCGTGATTTTGTTGTCTGGTCTGGTTGTATATTTCCTGAAAGAAATTCGGGCAAGTATTCAGGCCCGCCATAAAACTCAATAA
- a CDS encoding YaiI/YqxD family protein — protein sequence MLPFKLWVDADALPRILKDVIIRASDRYRLEVTFVANQPVGVTPSIRINSIQALSGADAADQEIVDRMKEHDIVITQDIPLAAQVIEKGGIAIHPRGEIYTTANVKARLHLRDFMDTLRGAGVQTGGPPPISERDKREFSSSLDQTIQKQKRKTAIK from the coding sequence GTGTTGCCATTTAAACTTTGGGTAGATGCCGATGCATTACCTCGTATTCTTAAAGATGTCATTATTCGCGCTTCAGACCGCTATCGGCTTGAAGTAACTTTTGTAGCAAACCAGCCTGTAGGCGTCACACCTTCAATTCGTATTAATTCGATTCAGGCACTTAGTGGTGCCGATGCGGCAGATCAGGAAATTGTAGATCGCATGAAGGAACATGATATCGTGATTACCCAAGACATTCCGCTGGCGGCACAAGTGATTGAAAAGGGTGGTATTGCCATTCATCCACGAGGTGAAATCTATACCACGGCCAATGTCAAAGCGCGTCTGCATTTACGTGACTTTATGGATACGCTGCGTGGAGCCGGGGTACAAACTGGTGGACCGCCACCAATTTCTGAGCGTGATAAACGCGAGTTTTCCAGTTCACTTGATCAAACCATTCAAAAGCAAAAGCGCAAAACAGCTATAAAATAA
- the serC gene encoding 3-phosphoserine/phosphohydroxythreonine transaminase, producing MRAYNFCAGPAALPTAVLEKAQAEMLNWQGKGLSIMEMSHRSADYVAVAEKAEADLRKLMNIPENYKVLFLQGGASLQFSAIPLNLLGKNNKADYIHTGIWSEKALKEAKRYGDINVIEAGTKTADGKLAITEQSTWNLSDDAAYVHYADNETIGGLQFAHIPETDKPLVCDFSSSILSAPIDVSKFGLIYAGAQKNIGPAGLTLVIIRDDLLDQAKPEIPSILKYADQAKNDSMVNTPSTYAWYLSGLVFEWLLEQGGVDAIYKANLAKAELLYGYIDSSDFYANPIAKENRSIMNVPFTLAKPELEKQFLKEAEENHLLNLAGHRSVGGMRASIYNAVPLEGVQALVKFMDEFAKRNA from the coding sequence ATGCGCGCGTACAACTTCTGTGCTGGTCCTGCTGCATTACCTACTGCCGTTCTTGAAAAAGCTCAAGCTGAAATGCTTAACTGGCAGGGCAAGGGTCTTTCGATCATGGAAATGAGCCACCGTAGTGCAGACTACGTCGCGGTTGCTGAAAAAGCAGAAGCGGACCTACGCAAACTCATGAACATTCCTGAGAACTATAAAGTATTATTCTTACAGGGTGGTGCATCGCTACAGTTCTCTGCAATTCCATTGAACTTGTTGGGTAAAAACAACAAAGCTGACTATATCCATACTGGCATCTGGTCTGAAAAAGCGCTGAAAGAAGCAAAACGCTATGGCGACATCAATGTCATTGAAGCGGGTACTAAAACTGCTGATGGTAAATTAGCGATTACTGAACAAAGTACCTGGAACTTGTCTGATGATGCGGCTTATGTGCACTATGCAGATAACGAAACCATCGGCGGTCTGCAATTTGCTCATATTCCTGAAACTGACAAGCCATTGGTGTGTGACTTCTCTTCAAGCATTTTATCTGCGCCAATCGATGTATCTAAATTTGGCTTGATCTATGCGGGTGCGCAAAAGAATATTGGTCCTGCTGGTTTGACGCTAGTGATTATCCGTGATGATCTACTAGATCAAGCGAAACCGGAAATTCCAAGCATCTTGAAATATGCAGATCAGGCGAAAAATGATTCTATGGTGAATACACCATCAACTTATGCCTGGTACTTATCAGGTTTAGTGTTTGAATGGTTGCTTGAGCAGGGCGGTGTCGATGCAATTTACAAAGCCAACCTTGCAAAAGCTGAACTGCTGTATGGTTATATTGATTCTAGTGACTTCTATGCAAACCCGATTGCCAAAGAAAACCGTTCAATCATGAACGTGCCATTTACTTTGGCTAAACCAGAACTGGAAAAACAGTTCCTGAAAGAAGCTGAAGAAAATCATCTGTTAAATCTTGCGGGTCACCGTTCAGTAGGTGGTATGCGTGCAAGTATCTACAATGCTGTTCCGCTTGAAGGTGTTCAGGCACTGGTAAAATTCATGGATGAGTTTGCAAAACGCAACGCTTAA
- a CDS encoding TolC family protein produces the protein MNMKKNKRCVYWGLSVLASMMYGGFAYAQTISFQDAERQLLQRSYTSQAFQNLEQAAKLEAEAVKGIGLPRVDLNVRAYAFRNELDIPLGAVKNNLEQSLTNGLNNKIDEFNLDQAIADPLKESLKQPIQDGVGLLPDSSNVVLRDEVIRPTISVMMPLYTGGLTRSAKEIASIQAGRSELSNQQQQDTQRFELIQAYFNVQLQKQLWEAARFNSNAMQQHYRNALKMEQQGFISKGQRMQFEVAHNNAERTQQNVQANLTAALFQLNNLLQDSNITELSTPLFVNRAEPQNVNILLSSFSQNSPLIKKVKMDTELAKANVKAQQATKRPNVFAFGEYSLDENQNWIVGVAARYNLFSGIDKNKNIQAAELKRHAAELMTARTQQEIENLIYKSFSEAVSAQQSDLLLQRNLKAAQENLRIQQLSFKEDVGTAIQVIDAQNMLSGLKAEMALNAYKYIMSLATLLQSHGSITEFPDYMQHANTHYIR, from the coding sequence ATGAATATGAAGAAAAATAAACGATGTGTTTACTGGGGTCTGTCTGTACTTGCATCCATGATGTATGGCGGCTTTGCCTATGCACAAACTATCAGCTTTCAGGATGCAGAACGACAACTACTGCAACGTTCCTATACCAGTCAGGCTTTCCAGAATCTGGAACAGGCTGCAAAACTTGAAGCAGAAGCGGTTAAAGGCATTGGTTTGCCACGGGTTGATCTGAATGTCCGTGCTTATGCCTTTCGTAATGAATTAGACATTCCTTTAGGTGCTGTTAAAAATAACCTTGAGCAGTCACTTACCAATGGCTTAAATAATAAAATTGATGAGTTTAATTTAGACCAGGCTATTGCCGACCCGCTTAAAGAAAGCCTGAAGCAACCTATTCAGGATGGTGTTGGTTTACTTCCAGATTCATCCAATGTTGTACTTAGAGATGAAGTTATTCGCCCGACTATTTCAGTGATGATGCCACTTTATACCGGCGGACTTACCCGTAGTGCCAAAGAAATAGCCAGTATTCAGGCGGGACGCAGTGAATTGAGCAACCAGCAACAGCAGGATACACAACGCTTTGAACTGATTCAGGCTTATTTTAATGTGCAACTGCAAAAACAGTTATGGGAAGCCGCACGTTTTAATTCAAATGCCATGCAGCAACATTACCGTAATGCGCTGAAAATGGAACAGCAGGGATTCATCAGTAAGGGTCAGCGCATGCAGTTCGAAGTGGCACACAACAATGCTGAACGCACACAACAAAATGTTCAAGCCAATCTGACTGCTGCCCTATTCCAGCTGAATAATCTGCTACAGGATAGCAATATTACCGAGCTAAGCACACCTTTATTTGTAAATCGTGCTGAACCTCAAAATGTAAATATTCTGCTCAGCAGTTTTAGCCAGAACTCCCCTCTTATTAAAAAGGTGAAAATGGATACTGAGCTGGCCAAAGCCAATGTTAAAGCCCAGCAGGCAACAAAAAGACCCAATGTATTTGCCTTTGGTGAATATAGTCTGGATGAAAACCAGAACTGGATTGTAGGCGTTGCAGCACGTTATAACTTATTTTCCGGCATTGATAAAAATAAGAATATTCAGGCTGCCGAACTGAAGCGTCATGCAGCAGAATTGATGACGGCACGTACCCAACAGGAAATTGAGAATCTGATTTATAAATCATTTAGTGAAGCGGTCAGCGCCCAGCAAAGTGATCTGTTATTACAACGAAACCTGAAAGCAGCACAAGAAAATCTGCGTATTCAGCAACTGTCTTTTAAGGAAGATGTTGGCACCGCGATTCAGGTAATTGATGCGCAAAATATGTTGAGTGGCCTGAAAGCTGAAATGGCCCTAAATGCCTATAAATACATCATGTCACTTGCCACTTTATTGCAAAGCCATGGCTCAATTACTGAATTTCCTGACTATATGCAACATGCCAATACCCACTATATTCGTTAA
- a CDS encoding biotin/lipoyl-binding protein: MTDEQKPEFPVDEPASEMNHIDSPKQSPAETKQDKSTKKYLLLGLIPVILVLIGFGLWKTYQPKDIELQGRVEAETVQVATKVPSRIEKIYVQEGDDVKQGQVLVKLHSPEIEAKKQQALASLQSALALQSTAERGSQEENIASLYANWQSLKAQEQLAKTSYQRGANLFQEGVISRQRRDELFAASQSASQMTEAAYQQYIRAKRGSTPEQKSSADAQVDIARAAVAEANALEAETELLAPIDGTVSKTYGNLSELVATAVPVVSLISAERWVSVNIREDQYASLGEQKQLEGFIPALNKNAIFKVKSISAEGEFATIKTTRQTGGYDVRSFKVHLVPATTIPELKVGMSVLFKLQESSK, encoded by the coding sequence ATGACTGATGAGCAAAAGCCAGAATTTCCTGTTGATGAACCGGCTTCAGAAATGAATCATATCGATTCACCAAAACAAAGTCCTGCTGAAACTAAACAGGACAAATCTACCAAAAAATACCTGCTGTTAGGTCTGATTCCAGTCATCCTGGTTCTAATTGGCTTTGGCTTGTGGAAAACTTATCAGCCTAAAGACATCGAACTGCAAGGTCGGGTTGAGGCTGAAACCGTACAGGTCGCGACCAAAGTTCCAAGCCGGATTGAAAAAATTTATGTGCAGGAAGGTGATGACGTCAAGCAAGGTCAGGTATTAGTTAAGTTGCATAGTCCTGAAATAGAAGCGAAAAAACAGCAGGCATTAGCAAGCTTGCAATCTGCCTTAGCCTTACAATCGACAGCCGAACGCGGATCACAAGAAGAAAATATCGCTTCACTGTATGCCAACTGGCAATCTCTCAAAGCACAGGAACAGCTGGCAAAAACCTCTTATCAGCGCGGTGCAAACCTGTTTCAAGAAGGTGTAATTTCCCGTCAACGCCGAGATGAGCTATTTGCTGCTTCACAGTCTGCCTCCCAGATGACCGAAGCTGCTTATCAGCAATATATTCGCGCTAAACGTGGCAGCACACCAGAACAGAAGAGTTCAGCAGATGCACAGGTCGACATTGCCCGTGCAGCAGTCGCTGAAGCCAATGCCCTGGAAGCAGAGACCGAACTACTGGCGCCTATTGATGGTACAGTATCTAAAACCTATGGCAATCTCTCTGAGCTGGTTGCAACCGCAGTACCTGTGGTCAGTCTGATTTCGGCAGAACGCTGGGTCAGTGTGAATATTCGTGAAGACCAATATGCTTCCCTAGGTGAACAAAAGCAGCTCGAAGGTTTTATCCCGGCACTCAATAAAAACGCAATATTTAAAGTAAAAAGTATTAGTGCTGAAGGTGAATTTGCCACCATTAAAACCACACGTCAGACTGGTGGCTATGATGTTCGCAGCTTCAAAGTCCACCTTGTACCAGCGACTACAATTCCTGAACTGAAAGTTGGCATGAGTGTGCTGTTTAAGCTGCAAGAGTCTTCAAAATAA
- a CDS encoding ABC transporter permease, with the protein MWAGIRRELCYLLREKWDLALVVLAPACILILLGSMFAQGKPDHLAIAIIDQDQSRLSTQIYNHLSLNHTLQIYIVSDQTVEVEKLLNQNKIWGYIHIPTGAEQRLVKAQDAEISITYNQSYFSIGNTISSAMLLSTLQAIAEFTGRQYLGNTLPYLDAPTPNIKISPLYNPQLNYEFYLEPYMVPAILHLLLCCCVAFAVGQEIKRHTFNHWINGQNLWSALLSKNLVYIAIFCFWTWVWMLWMVEFRGWFIAGSLWLILLAQVLFYSAYAFISSAVVLATQDLSKSFGLLAVYGGSSLSFAGVTLPLNNAPLFTQLWANIIPYTPYAKLQTEQWVIGSPLSLSAQPMFILTAYVVLYAVLAYVFLKKIAKGVST; encoded by the coding sequence ATGTGGGCAGGTATCCGGCGCGAACTGTGCTATTTACTCAGGGAAAAATGGGATCTGGCCTTGGTTGTACTTGCCCCTGCCTGCATTTTGATTTTACTCGGTAGCATGTTTGCTCAAGGCAAGCCCGATCATTTAGCGATTGCGATTATTGATCAGGATCAAAGCCGCCTGAGTACCCAGATTTATAATCATTTATCTCTAAATCATACCCTACAGATATATATTGTTTCTGATCAGACCGTTGAAGTAGAAAAACTGCTGAATCAGAATAAAATCTGGGGTTATATCCATATTCCTACGGGCGCAGAACAACGATTAGTTAAAGCTCAGGATGCTGAAATTAGTATTACCTATAATCAGAGCTATTTTAGTATTGGCAATACCATTTCTTCGGCTATGTTATTGAGCACGCTTCAGGCAATAGCGGAATTTACTGGCAGGCAGTATCTGGGTAATACCCTACCTTATCTGGATGCACCGACACCTAATATTAAAATTTCCCCGCTGTATAACCCGCAATTAAATTATGAATTTTATCTGGAACCTTATATGGTTCCGGCAATTTTGCATCTATTATTGTGCTGCTGTGTAGCATTTGCTGTAGGACAGGAAATCAAGCGTCATACTTTTAATCATTGGATTAATGGACAAAATCTCTGGTCAGCATTACTGTCTAAAAATCTGGTCTATATCGCAATTTTCTGTTTCTGGACCTGGGTCTGGATGCTGTGGATGGTGGAGTTTCGTGGCTGGTTTATTGCTGGTTCATTATGGCTGATTTTATTGGCACAAGTCCTATTCTATAGTGCCTATGCCTTTATCAGTAGCGCGGTCGTACTGGCAACGCAGGATCTAAGCAAATCTTTTGGTTTGCTGGCAGTCTATGGTGGCTCATCGCTCAGCTTCGCCGGTGTAACGTTGCCTCTCAATAATGCGCCACTGTTTACCCAGCTCTGGGCCAATATTATTCCCTATACACCCTATGCCAAATTACAGACTGAACAATGGGTGATTGGTAGTCCCTTATCTCTCTCAGCTCAACCAATGTTCATACTGACTGCCTATGTGGTACTTTATGCTGTATTGGCCTATGTATTTTTAAAGAAAATAGCGAAAGGAGTGTCCACATGA
- a CDS encoding ABC transporter permease translates to MKALWAAYCKTFKDIVSNTSIFTTLILSVLFYSFFYPMAYKAEHAEALPIIIVDEEQSDLTTTIISHVSQSPNVQIKAVTGNFAEAKQWVEAQKADGILLLPDNLSQSIRHGENGGIGLYLSAANFLITKQIGLGLVGSVENTLSEYAERFSEISHFSPVLSIHQIPLFNPLSGYGSYIFPAVAPLIIHQTIFLGLSMLIALYRENKQVINLTTLCGISLAILTIGCLGCYYLFGFTFWLFDYPRGGNFWGMLLAVPVFVFCMIGITTLFASFLDMPERAGHVIVFTSIPLFILSGVAWPHAAMPVWMQMFGQALPSTQIVQMFIQLNQMGVPTSMILGKLAYLLIVGFFCFSLGYYRLCPRIK, encoded by the coding sequence ATGAAAGCACTCTGGGCCGCTTACTGCAAAACTTTTAAAGATATTGTTAGCAATACCAGTATTTTTACTACGTTAATCCTATCTGTACTGTTTTACAGCTTTTTCTATCCAATGGCATATAAGGCTGAACACGCAGAAGCCTTACCCATTATTATTGTCGATGAAGAGCAAAGCGACTTAACCACTACTATTATCAGTCATGTCAGCCAAAGCCCGAATGTACAGATCAAGGCAGTCACCGGAAATTTTGCGGAGGCCAAACAGTGGGTAGAGGCTCAAAAGGCTGACGGGATTTTGTTATTACCAGACAACCTTTCACAATCCATTCGACATGGTGAGAATGGCGGGATTGGGCTGTATTTAAGTGCAGCGAATTTCCTGATTACCAAACAGATCGGTTTAGGCCTAGTTGGTTCTGTCGAAAATACCTTAAGTGAATATGCAGAACGCTTTAGCGAAATTTCGCATTTCTCTCCTGTCCTATCGATTCACCAGATTCCACTATTTAATCCACTTTCTGGCTATGGAAGCTATATATTTCCAGCGGTTGCCCCACTGATTATTCATCAGACGATTTTTCTGGGACTGAGCATGTTAATTGCGCTGTATCGTGAAAATAAACAGGTGATCAATTTGACGACCTTATGTGGAATCAGTCTGGCAATTTTGACCATTGGCTGTCTGGGGTGCTACTACCTGTTTGGTTTCACCTTCTGGTTGTTTGACTATCCACGTGGCGGGAATTTCTGGGGCATGCTGCTGGCTGTTCCGGTTTTTGTATTCTGCATGATCGGTATCACGACCCTGTTCGCCAGTTTTCTGGATATGCCAGAACGTGCCGGACATGTTATTGTCTTTACCTCAATTCCCTTGTTTATACTGTCCGGGGTCGCCTGGCCACATGCTGCGATGCCCGTCTGGATGCAAATGTTTGGACAGGCCTTGCCTTCCACACAGATCGTACAGATGTTTATTCAACTGAATCAGATGGGCGTACCGACCAGCATGATTTTGGGGAAACTCGCCTATCTGCTGATTGTTGGATTTTTTTGTTTTAGCTTAGGCTATTATCGTCTATGTCCACGCATTAAATAA
- a CDS encoding DUF4878 domain-containing protein: MKTKLMLLAGLTVLAGCSTTEQVADPSVAQAQAAETAYNDLRDGKYEEFLSYLDPKLQQYFQENQKTMKKFSHSIPEGEYKSKTLMVKTFVENSGQPSEYKISYEIAYPNNLVQYDVSFDKPNGSSKIQNFYIRVYGE; the protein is encoded by the coding sequence ATGAAAACTAAATTGATGTTACTTGCTGGGCTAACAGTTCTTGCTGGTTGTAGTACTACCGAGCAGGTAGCAGATCCAAGTGTAGCCCAAGCTCAAGCAGCAGAAACTGCCTATAACGACTTGCGTGATGGTAAATATGAAGAATTTCTAAGTTATCTGGATCCGAAATTACAGCAGTATTTTCAGGAAAATCAGAAAACCATGAAGAAGTTTTCGCATTCCATTCCTGAAGGTGAATATAAGTCTAAAACCTTGATGGTAAAAACTTTTGTGGAAAATTCAGGTCAGCCAAGTGAATACAAGATCAGCTATGAAATTGCTTATCCTAATAATCTAGTGCAATACGATGTCAGCTTTGATAAGCCCAATGGCAGCAGCAAAATCCAGAACTTTTATATCCGCGTATATGGGGAATAA